From the genome of Amyelois transitella isolate CPQ chromosome 16, ilAmyTran1.1, whole genome shotgun sequence, one region includes:
- the LOC106141273 gene encoding coatomer subunit epsilon: protein MARQQQDVDELFDVKNAFYVGNYQQAINEALSVNASTPLVSLQRDAFLYRSYVAQGNYRIVLQELKTADPMLQPLKSLVEYLSPGANKPAIVADIDARVAKGVELSNEVFLIVAASIYYHEDNYEAALKILHGAESLELNALTLQCLLAMNRQDLARKQLKLLQNIEDDGTLTQLAQAWLNLSQGGPGVQDAHYSIMELSERLGSLGPGPAAVGAAAAASRGMWEEAEQMLTDAQSRAPQHPDLLLGLALTATHSAKPPEVAGRYIAQLLDSHPEHPFTKEYNAKSNEFKRLAAQYQPTVAS from the exons ATGGCACGTCAGCAGCAAGATGTTGATGAACTTTTCGATGTTAAAAATGCGTTTTATGTTGGAAATTATCAACAAGCCATCAATGAAGCACTTAGCGTCAAC gcGTCTACTCCCCTAGTTTCATTACAACGCGATGCGTTCCTGTATCGCTCCTATGTTGCCCAGGGCAACTACAGGATCGTACTTCAAGAGTTAAAAACCGCCGATCCTATGCTCCAGCCGCTGAAGAGCTTGGTGGAGTACTTGTCACCAGGGGCAAACAAGCCAGCTATTGTTGCTGATATTGATGCAAGG GTAGCGAAAGGTGTGGAGTTGTCAAATGAAGTATTTCTGATTGTAGCTGCTTCAATTTATTACCACGAGGATAATTATGAAGCTGCCCTTAA AATCCTACATGGAGCCGAGTCTCTGGAACTGAATGCATTGACCCTGCAATGTCTGCTGGCCATGAACCGGCAGGACCTGGCTCGCAAGCAACTCAAACTGCTGCAGAACATTGAAGACGACGGGACACTCACTCAGCTGGCTCAGGCTTGGCTCAACTTGTCTCAG GGTGGTCCCGGTGTGCAGGACGCCCACTACAGCATAATGGAGCTCTCCGAGAGGCTCGGCAGCCTCGGGCCCGGGCCCGCCGCCGTGGGCGCCGCCGCTGCTGCTTCCAGAG GAATGTGGGAGGAGGCTGAGCAGATGCTGACCGACGCGCAGTCCCGCGCCCCGCAACATCCAGACTTGTTGCTGGGACTCGCGCTCACCGCCACGCACAGCGCTAAACCACCAGAG GTGGCCGGACGCTACATAGCCCAGCTGTTAGACAGTCACCCAGAACATCCCTTCACAAAGGAGTATAACGCTAAAAGTAATGAGTTCAAACGCTTAGCCGCCCAGTATCAGCCTACTGTCGCAAGTTAA
- the LOC106141272 gene encoding collagen and calcium-binding EGF domain-containing protein 1-like, producing the protein MRAPAGPAACAVLLFFPVILVLASHDEAGYYVEEPFHDDVFDVADYSECPTDKLLRTRQTCHVDGMEMQCIKLQCCDTHSLIAGRCIPKSLDPCSLKMCEQACEVQGELMRCSCYAGYRFNPDNYSRRSQPYCVDIDECASNNGGCDHRCVNDPGGYRCACDAPLILAADGRRCERPTPVPMPAPLPLIRASSRCYASCDTVSWLTRNVRTLTEQLRATQEQLKKISDSVVISEEDGSYSYKVLDSVAPMEGGYCRCERGPRGPAGPPGAEGPKGSMGPRGTRGPRGPEGSLDLMLLLLADMRHDINNLEKRVYKDGEIPERFNLQKAWSHQRRQERLENERNTEQALEAFTAPALEFTEDRVEISPDGHTGTIPHESTTDWSQVKGDTDSIIPRLEDLKLIDEKLRQFYILANTTIPSDDEEDIDEAEYNNY; encoded by the exons ATGCGTGCGCCGGCCGGCCCCGCGGCGTGCGCCGTACTTCTCTTCTTTCCTGTTATCCTGGTACTCGCCAGTCACGACGAGGCTGGATACTATGTGGAGGAACCGTTTCATGATGACGTTTTTGATGT AGCTGACTACTCAGAATGCCCGACAGACAAACTCCTGCGCACGCGGCAGACCTGCCACGTGGACGGCATGGAAATGCAGTGTATCAAACTACAGTGTTGTGACACGCACTCTTTAATAGCGGGCCG CTGCATCCCAAAATCCCTAGACCCTTGCAGTCTGAAGATGTGTGAGCAGGCGTGCGAGGTGCAGGGGGAACTGATGCGGTGCTCCTGTTACGCGGGCTACAGGTTCAATCCAGACAATTACAGTAGAAGGTCGCAACCGTACTGCGTTG ATATAGACGAATGTGCATCAAACAACGGGGGTTGCGACCACCGCTGTGTCAATGACCCCGGAGGCTATCGGTGCGCATGCGATGCACCGCTGATCCTGGCTGCAGATGGGAGACGATGCGAAAGACCAACTCCTGTTCCAATGCCG GCTCCCCTTCCACTGATTCGGGCATCATCCCGGTGTTACGCGAGCTGCGATACCGTCTCCTGGTTGACGAGGAACGTGAGAACCCTCACCGAGCAACTCAGAGCCACTCAGGAGCAGCTCAAGAAGATTAGCGACAGCGTCGTTATTAGCGAAGAGG ATGGATCGTATTCATATAAAGTATTGGATTCCGTCGCGCCGATGGAAGGAGGCTACTGCCGGTGTGAGAGAGGGCCACGG ggTCCAGCCGGGCCCCCAGGAGCTGAAGGCCCCAAGGGGTCGATGGGACCGCGAGGGACCCGAGGCCCGCGTGGCCCTGAAGGTTCCCTGGACCTGATGCTGCTATTGTTGGCTGACATGCGACACGACATCAACAACTTGGAGAAAAGGGTTTATAAGGATGGGGAAAT CCCTGAACGGTTCAACCTGCAGAAGGCCTGGAGTCACCAACGCAGACAAGAGAGGTTGGAAAACGAGAGGAACACAGAGCAAGCACTCGAGGCTTTCACCGCGCCTGCTTTGGAGTTCACAGAAGACAGAGTGGAAATATCACCAGAtg GTCACACCGGCACTATTCCTCACGAAAGCACCACCGACTGGTCCCAGGTCAAAGGCGACACCGACTCCATCATACCTAGATTGGAAGACCTTAAACTGATAGACGAGAAACTAcgacaattttatatattagctAATACCACCATCCCTTCAGATGACGAGGAAGATATTGATGAGGCAGAATATAATAACTACTAG